In Paludibacter propionicigenes WB4, the genomic window GCACCACCACGGTTCTCCGGTAAGCCTGCTGAGTGCTGTTGAGCAAAGTTGTAACCCTTATTTCTGGAATGCATTCAGGGCAACGATTGAAAAGAACGGATATGGACCAAAAAATATCAATTTCAGAACCACTTATGATGAATGGGTTGATCGGGTAAAAAGTTTTGGGCTAGGAGAAAAATTCAAAGATGGTGATCTTTATGAACAGTCTCGCGGATACATCCCTACGCAAAAATTCTACAACAAGGTTTATCGTTCGGAAAAAGGATGGCGTGCCATTACTATCCGTTCCAACTCGATAGGGCAAGGTGAAATTATGGCTACTCCGCTTCAAATGGCTAACCTGATGTGTGCTATAGCCAACGAGGGACATTATATCACACCACACCTGAACAAGTGTGACTCGATGCTGAAAAAAATTCATCAGTGCAAGGTGGATAAGAAATACTTTCCGGTTGTATTTGAAGGAATGTGGCGTGTATTTGAGTATGGTACAGCCAGAAGTTCAAAAATTCCGGGAATAGACATGTGTGGAAAAACGGGAACTGTGCAGAACAGCCATGGTAAAGACCACGCATTCTTTGTGGGTTTTGCCCCAAGAGTGCATCCTAAAATTGCTATAGCAGTAATTGTAGAAAATGCCGGATTCGGAAACACGTTTGCCGCACCTATTTTTAGTTTACTGGCCGAGCAATACCTCAAAGGTAAAATTACTCGTACCGAATTAGAAGAAAAAACGACTAATACAGTGACCAACTCGTATGTACAAGAACGTTAGTATAAAATATGCACTGGATTGGACAACAGTATTTTATTACGTTGTTTTGATCGTTATGGGATGGATCAGCATTTATGGCGCCAGCTATAACTTTGATCAGGCTAGTGTTTTTGACTTCAGTCAACGCGCTGGCATGCAGATTATATGGATTTTGACCGGTTTTGCCATTGGTGGTGCGTTGCTGCTGATTGACTCCAGAATGTACAACTTTTTTGCCTATTTTATTTATGGATTCGCTATATTTCTGTTGATTGTAACCATCTTTGCCCCCCGGTCTATTGCCCCTGATATTAAAGGGTCGCATTCGTGGTTAGTGTTTGGACCTATCCGTTTTCAACCAGCCGAATTAGCGAAGGTAGCTACAGCGCTGGCTCTTTCCAAATTCATGAGTTCATACAACTATAAACTCAAAAACTGGAAGGATTTAATTCCGCTGGGATTTATCATTTTTGTACCTGCTATACTCATTATTCTTCAAAATGAGACAGGTACTGCGTTGGTATTTGTTGCGTTTCTTTTGATGTTGTACCGTGAAGGAATGAATGGTATTGTTCTACTGCTCGGTTCTTTTGCCATATTGCTTTTTGTAGTTATCATTAAACTGAGTGTAATCCCGATACAAACCGACAGAGGTACTTTAGGTATGGTATTGGGTATGGGCATAATCATGCTGGTGCAGATAGGATATGCCATCTTCTTCGGTAAAAACAGGAAAGAAGCTTTTATAGTACTTTTGGGCACACTCTCGATAGGATTGATTTCGTACGTATTAAATATCTGGTTCTTTATCAACTACAATTATGTGGCTATTTTTACTGTAGTGGCATCCTGTATTTACTGGTTGATTGTTGAACTTTTCTACCGATACAAAAGATATTGGTTCTTGGTGTTATTTTCCATAGGGTCCGTTTTGTTTTGCTTCTCTGCCGATTATTTATTCGAAAAGGTACTGGAACCACATCAACAGATACGTATCAAAGAATTGCTAAAGATGGAGAGCAATCTTGCCGGATCGGGTTATAACGTGAACCAATCGAAGATTGCCATTGGCTCAGGAGGATTATGGGGAAAAGGTTTTCTGAATGGTACGCAAACCAAGCTCAAATATGTACCGGAACAAGACACCGACTTTATTTTCTGCACGGTGGGCGAAGAACATGGCTTTTGGGGTTCTACTTTGGTGCTGTTTATTTACTGGATGCTTTTAATGCGCCTTTTACGCATTGCTGAGCGACAACGAGACCAGTTCAGCCGGATTTACGGATATTGTGTAGCCAGTATTTTCTTCTTTCACCTCACTATAAATATAGGGATGGTACTTGGGATAATGCCTGTTATTGGCATTCCTTTGCCGTTTTTCAGCTATGGAGGTTCATCGCTGTGGGGTTTTACTGTTTTGTTGTTTATACTGCTTAGATTGGACGCTGCTAGGCTAGAAAGCATGAGGTAAACACGTCCTAAGCAGTTGAGCAGTTACAATAAAAATTTAAATGTTTGTTTTGAGCCGAAACCGGAACAGATTCAACATTTAAATATACTTTACAACCATATAAACCGCCACGCCTAATAGAAAAACAGCATAAACTTTTTTGAAAGTAGTTGATGGCAGTTTAATTGCCAGCTTAGTTCCAAAGAATACTCCGAAAACAATTCCTAAGGCCATTAATCCGGCATAGATCCAGTTCAGATAACCACCCTGAGCATACACAATCACACTGGGCAATCCGACAGGAAGTTGCAGTGCGGCAAGAGAAGTTGCTGATGCTGCCTTGGCATCGTATCGAAAGAATTTAATGAGTACCGGAACTATTACCAACCCTCCACCTTTGCCAAACAGACCGGCAATGATTCCGGCAAAAATACCTACAACTATATAAATCCAAAATGAACGCTGAATTTTTTCCCCGCTAATAGGATTTTCAATGTTGGAGTTGTTTTTCCTCCTGAACAATGCTGGGATATTAAGATAACCCACCGCCACATAAAGCAAAAAAGCTGCATAAAGTTTTGATAAAACCTTTACATCAACCGAAATGGCCAATTCAGCACCGAAAAAAGATCCTGCCAGTAATCCAATAGAAATCCAAAGAGATTCTTTAATATTTATATAACCTGCTTTATAATATGATATTACACCCAACACACCTACAGGCAGTAGCATTGCGGCAAGCGAAGTGGCATTGGCATTAAGCATATCCATTCCGAAAAAAGCTATCAACGAAGGAACCATAATAATTCCACCTCCAATGCCAAATAATCCGGACATTACTCCGGCAACTATACCGACTATTAATATTCCTATTTCCATAACTTTATATCATTTAGTTTTTTGCCTCGCAAAATTACTTCAATTAGTTCAATGCAAAAATTATCTTCGTATTAATCTTAAAAAGAAAAAGCGTCATGCATTTAGGGGCACGACGCTTTCAAAATTATAACCTAATCATTGGGATTAATTCTGTTGTACTATATCGAGTGTATCCGAAGCAATCATAAATTCCTCGTCAGTTGGAATAACGCATATATTCACAGCTGATTCTGGTGTGCTCAAAAGTATTTCTTTACCTTTTGAAACTTTGTTCAGGTCGAAATCAACCTTTACGCCAAGATAAGCCAATTGCTTACAAACGTATTCACGAGTTTCTGTCTGGTTCTCTCCTACTCCACCTGTAAATACAATTGCATCCACGCCATTGAGCACTCCAATATAACCCGAAATATATTTCATTACTTTATATTCGTACATGTCCCAGGCAAGACGAGCGCGTTCATTTCCTTCGCCCTTAGCTTTATCCACATCGCGCATATCCGAAGAAACACCCGAAACTCCTAAAACTCCACTATGCTTATTAAATAGAGTAGAAACCGAAGCCGAACCAATCATTTCTTTTTCCATCAGGAAAGTAACTACCCCCAGATCCACATCGCCGGATCGGGTTCCCATCATCAACCCTTCAATTGGGGTGAAACCCATAGAAGTGTCTACCGATTTGCCATTTTTAATCGCACATATAGACGCTCCGTTGCCCAAATGAGCAACTATAATGCGTGAATTGTTATAGTCTAGTCCAAGAAAATCTGCGGCACGACGCGAAACATATCGGTGACTTGTTCCATGGAAACCGTATCGACGAATGCCGTATTTTGTGTACAATGAATGAGGAATACCATACATGTATGCGTAGTTTGGCATTGTTTGGTGAAATGCTGTATCGAATACCGCTACCTGCGGAACTGTAGGCAAAAGCTCTGTAATTGCATTTATACCGGCTAAATTTGGTGGATTATGTAGTGGAGCTATTTCAATACACTCGGTAATCTTCTGAATAACTTCTTCAGTAATCAAAACACTTGAATTAAATTTCTCTCCCCCATGAACTACGCGATGACCTACAGCATTAATTTCCTCTAAGGATTCAATACATCCATGTTTTTGACTGGTCAAAACTCCCAGAATATATTCTATTCCAATTCGGTGTTCCAGTATTTCTCCTTTAAGCAGAACTTTCTGACCATCCCGACGAACATGCTTCAAAAACGAGCCTTTCATACCAATTTTCTCTACAGCGCCAGAACTTAGCTCCTCTTTATTTATCATGTCGAGCAGCTTGTATTTAATGGATGAACTTCCGCAGTTCAAAACAAGTATTTTCATGGATTTTGATTCTTGAATTAGATTTTTAATTGATTGACAAGTAAATAGGTTTACATTTACAAATATAGAATTTTTTTCTGAATATTATTTACTCTTTATCCAAAATGTACTCCAATTTATGATAATAAAAAAATACCTGAAACTTAATAGTCTCAGGTATTTTTCAAATATCGTGTATACAAATCAATTACGATTCTTCAGTATCTCAATTGTGTCCGATGCAATCATAAATTCTTCATCAGTCGGAATCACCGCTACATATACTTGTGAGTCTTCGGTACTTAGTTTTACAGCAATACCCTGTGAAGCGGCATTCAGGTCGCAATCAATTTTTACACCCATAAATCCAAGCCCTTCGCAAATGTATTTACGAGTAAAAACATGATTTTCGCCAATACCGCCTGTAAATACAATAGCATCTACACCACCCATTGCTGCAGCAAAAGCACCGATATATTTTCGGAGCCGGTAGACGTACATGTGACGAGCTAAACGCGCCCGATCATTTCCTTCCTTGACCGCTTTTTCAATATCGCGCATATCTGATGAAACACCCGACACTCCAAGCATTCCACTGTGCTTATTGAATAATGTGGAAACTGCTGATGCTCCAATCATTTCTTTTTCCATCAAAAAAGTAACCACACCTAAATCCACATCGCCCGAACGTGTTCCCATCATCGGGCCTTCAATCGGGGTGAATCCCATGGAAGTGTCAACCGATTTTCCATTTTCGATGGCTGTAACCGACACACCATTACCAATGTGGGCTGTTATTATTCTAGAATTATGATAATCCAATCCTAAGAATTCTGCAGCACGCTTCGATACATAACGATGGCTCGTTCCGTGAAATCCATAGCGCCGAATGCCGTATTTAGAATAAAGAGTATATGGAATGCCGTACATGTAAGCATAATCGGGCATAGTTTGATGGAAAGCCGTATCAAACACCCCGACCTGAGGCATGGTTGGTAAAAGTTCCGAGATAGCACGGATACCCGCCAGATTCGGTGGGTTGTGCAATGGAGCAATGTCAATACACTCAACAAGTTTCTGAATTACTTCATCGGTTATCAACACGCTGGTATTAAATTTCTCAGCTCCGTGAACCACCCGATGACCAACTCCTCCAATTTCTTCCAACGATTTAATACATCCGTGTTTTTCGCTGGTAAGTATTCCTAAAATATATTCAATTCCTATTTGATGTTCAAGAATTTCGCCCTTCAACATCACCTTAACACCATCTGCACGGGTATGTTTCAAAAAAGAACCTTTCATCCCGATTTTTTCAACCGCTCCTGAGCCAAGCTCTAAATTACTCTCCATGTCGAGCAATTTATATTTTATTGATGAGCTACCACAATTTAAAACTAATACCTTCATCGCTTTCTTTCTTTTACCTATTTTACTATATTCCCAGCTTCGTCGTAAGTATAAAAACCCTTACCACGGCTTACTCCAAAATGTTTGGCTCTGAACAAACGCAACAAAATTGGTGATGGTTTGTATTTAACGCTTCCATATTCATCCCAAAGGTTTTCCAACAGTTTAACAATCTTTTCAATGCCCATTTGGTCTGCCGTACGAAATACTCCCTGACGGTGTCCAAAACCTACCGTAAGTACCAAATCTATATCTTCTACACTCGAAATTCCTTCCATCAAAATTCCACAAGCTTCATTAAGCTGAATAAGGAACAAGCGGATACTTATCAACCCGGCAGACTCCATAACCGGAACATACTGATGATTGATTAGTTTGGCAAACTGACAAACTTTATCGAATGTTTCATCCGAAGTATTCAGCCCCGGAACAATCTCGATAATTTGCGATCCTGGTATATTTGACAAGAAATGAAGACCAATACAACGCTCGGTATGTTCAAGCTCGGCAGCTAAATCGGTTACAATTACAGTAGAAACATTAGAAGCAATGATAGCATTCGGAGAGAGAACTCTTTCCAACTGCAAAAATACTTCCTTGCGCTGGTTGATACGACGTTCGCCGGTTTGATCATCGTAACGAATGGCTTCAATTACAAAATCACAACCGCTAAAATCTTCATAATTGGTGGTACCTGAAATCCGGGCAAGAATTGCCTTCTTCTCATTTACGGTAAGACCCCAGCTTTCTATTTTCTTGTCTAATTTATCTTCAATACGAACATAGGCATTACCGATTCGTTCTTCTGAAGGTTCCAGAAACACCACTTCCATACCGTTGAGAGCGGCTGTAGTAGCTATTACGCTCCCTTCCTTACCGCAGCCTACCACACCTATGCGCGAGAAAAGTGTACGGTTGCGTTTACGCTTGCTTAGTCCATAACGTTCAATTGCTTCAATAATTTCTTCTGCCATATTATTCTCTTTAATGCATAATTAACAATATATGATGTGTAATTCTTTATTCAAAATATGTCATCCAATTATGTATTTTGAATTGTGAATTAGTTCTTCATTGCCTGATTAGCCGTAATCGTAATCATCCTCACAATATCATCAACAGAACAACCA contains:
- a CDS encoding 3-hydroxyacyl-CoA dehydrogenase family protein, which encodes MAEEIIEAIERYGLSKRKRNRTLFSRIGVVGCGKEGSVIATTAALNGMEVVFLEPSEERIGNAYVRIEDKLDKKIESWGLTVNEKKAILARISGTTNYEDFSGCDFVIEAIRYDDQTGERRINQRKEVFLQLERVLSPNAIIASNVSTVIVTDLAAELEHTERCIGLHFLSNIPGSQIIEIVPGLNTSDETFDKVCQFAKLINHQYVPVMESAGLISIRLFLIQLNEACGILMEGISSVEDIDLVLTVGFGHRQGVFRTADQMGIEKIVKLLENLWDEYGSVKYKPSPILLRLFRAKHFGVSRGKGFYTYDEAGNIVK
- the rodA gene encoding rod shape-determining protein RodA, coding for MYKNVSIKYALDWTTVFYYVVLIVMGWISIYGASYNFDQASVFDFSQRAGMQIIWILTGFAIGGALLLIDSRMYNFFAYFIYGFAIFLLIVTIFAPRSIAPDIKGSHSWLVFGPIRFQPAELAKVATALALSKFMSSYNYKLKNWKDLIPLGFIIFVPAILIILQNETGTALVFVAFLLMLYREGMNGIVLLLGSFAILLFVVIIKLSVIPIQTDRGTLGMVLGMGIIMLVQIGYAIFFGKNRKEAFIVLLGTLSIGLISYVLNIWFFINYNYVAIFTVVASCIYWLIVELFYRYKRYWFLVLFSIGSVLFCFSADYLFEKVLEPHQQIRIKELLKMESNLAGSGYNVNQSKIAIGSGGLWGKGFLNGTQTKLKYVPEQDTDFIFCTVGEEHGFWGSTLVLFIYWMLLMRLLRIAERQRDQFSRIYGYCVASIFFFHLTINIGMVLGIMPVIGIPLPFFSYGGSSLWGFTVLLFILLRLDAARLESMR
- a CDS encoding sulfite exporter TauE/SafE family protein — translated: MEIGILIVGIVAGVMSGLFGIGGGIIMVPSLIAFFGMDMLNANATSLAAMLLPVGVLGVISYYKAGYINIKESLWISIGLLAGSFFGAELAISVDVKVLSKLYAAFLLYVAVGYLNIPALFRRKNNSNIENPISGEKIQRSFWIYIVVGIFAGIIAGLFGKGGGLVIVPVLIKFFRYDAKAASATSLAALQLPVGLPSVIVYAQGGYLNWIYAGLMALGIVFGVFFGTKLAIKLPSTTFKKVYAVFLLGVAVYMVVKYI
- a CDS encoding acetate/propionate family kinase codes for the protein MKILVLNCGSSSIKYKLLDMINKEELSSGAVEKIGMKGSFLKHVRRDGQKVLLKGEILEHRIGIEYILGVLTSQKHGCIESLEEINAVGHRVVHGGEKFNSSVLITEEVIQKITECIEIAPLHNPPNLAGINAITELLPTVPQVAVFDTAFHQTMPNYAYMYGIPHSLYTKYGIRRYGFHGTSHRYVSRRAADFLGLDYNNSRIIVAHLGNGASICAIKNGKSVDTSMGFTPIEGLMMGTRSGDVDLGVVTFLMEKEMIGSASVSTLFNKHSGVLGVSGVSSDMRDVDKAKGEGNERARLAWDMYEYKVMKYISGYIGVLNGVDAIVFTGGVGENQTETREYVCKQLAYLGVKVDFDLNKVSKGKEILLSTPESAVNICVIPTDEEFMIASDTLDIVQQN
- a CDS encoding acetate/propionate family kinase, whose protein sequence is MKVLVLNCGSSSIKYKLLDMESNLELGSGAVEKIGMKGSFLKHTRADGVKVMLKGEILEHQIGIEYILGILTSEKHGCIKSLEEIGGVGHRVVHGAEKFNTSVLITDEVIQKLVECIDIAPLHNPPNLAGIRAISELLPTMPQVGVFDTAFHQTMPDYAYMYGIPYTLYSKYGIRRYGFHGTSHRYVSKRAAEFLGLDYHNSRIITAHIGNGVSVTAIENGKSVDTSMGFTPIEGPMMGTRSGDVDLGVVTFLMEKEMIGASAVSTLFNKHSGMLGVSGVSSDMRDIEKAVKEGNDRARLARHMYVYRLRKYIGAFAAAMGGVDAIVFTGGIGENHVFTRKYICEGLGFMGVKIDCDLNAASQGIAVKLSTEDSQVYVAVIPTDEEFMIASDTIEILKNRN